In one Gossypium hirsutum isolate 1008001.06 chromosome D09, Gossypium_hirsutum_v2.1, whole genome shotgun sequence genomic region, the following are encoded:
- the LOC107891002 gene encoding glutathione S-transferase U8, giving the protein MGEEVKVFGYWASPYSYRAELALKLKGVSYEYINEDIFGNKSDLLLKYNPVHKKVPVLLHNGKPIVESLVILEYIEETWKHNPYLPQDPYDKATARFWIKFIDEKCFPTLWLAAWSAENEREKVTNEACEYLKTLESALNGKKFFGGETIGMVDIVASSVGYFIRVTQEIMGQNLLSADKFPQLFQWSEDFANCSIVKESLPPRDKLLPFVKGLIAKYQQDNAKA; this is encoded by the exons ATGGGTGAAGAAGTGAAGGTTTTTGGATACTGGGCAAGCCCTTACAGCTACAGGGCAGAGCTTGCTTTGAAGTTGAAAGGTGTTTCTTATGAGTACATAAATGAGGATATCTTTGGCAACAAGAGCGATTTGCTTTTGAAATACAATCCGGTTCATAAGAAAGTCCCGGTTCTTCTTCACAACGGGAAACCAATTGTAGAGTCTCTTGTTATACTTGAATACATTGAGGAAACTTGGAAGCATAATCCCTATTTGCCACAAGATCCTTATGACAAAGCTACCGCTCGATTCTGGATCAAGTTCATCGACGAAAag TGCTTTCCTACCCTTTGGCTAGCTGCATGGAGCGCCGAGAATGAGCGAGAAAAAGTGACGAATGAAGCTTGCGAGTATCTGAAAACGCTTGAAAGTGCGCTTAATGGAAAGAAATTCTTTGGTGGAGAAACCATTGGAATGGTAGATATTGTTGCTAGCTCTGTTGGGTATTTCATTAGGGTCACTCAAGAAATTATGGGGCAAAATCTGCTGTCAGCTGACAAATTTCCCCAATTATTCCAATGGTCTGAAGATTTCGCAAATTGCAGCATTGTTAAGGAAAGTTTGCCTCCAAGAGACAAACTACTTCCCTTTGTCAAAGGTCTCATTGCCAAATATCAGCAAGATAATGCTAAGGCCTAA